The Elusimicrobiaceae bacterium DNA window AACCATTTGGCGACCGCAGGCCCGCCGGAAAAAGTTTCGGCCCGCGCAAACCGTTTGACAAAGACCGCAAGCCGTTCGACAGGGACAGAAAACCCTCTGACCGCGACCGCAAACCATTTGGCGACCGCAGGCCCGCCGGAAAAAGTTTCGGCCCTCACCCGTTCCGTTCCGAGGAACGGCCGCGCCGGCCCTTTGATAAAGATAAAAAACCCTTCGCCCGCGAGCAAAAACCTTTCAATCGCGTAGCCAAGCCACGCCGCTCTTTCGAGCATGACGACAGACCCCGCCCGGAACTTAAGGAAACCGGCATCTATCATTTAAACATGAGCCGGGTTCTGCCGCCGGAAGAACAGGAAACCCTTAAGGTAACCGCGGAACGGTTCGTTCCGGGCGGCGAATCCGTTTGTGAAACCGAACGCGGCAACAAAAAAGTGCTCGTGCCTTATGCAGCGACAGGCGACGTGCTCGAAATAAAGACCACTGGCACCAATTCCAAAGCGATGCACGAGGGCACGATCCTGCATGTGCTCCAGCACGGGCATGGGCGCACCGAACCGGAATGCCCGCTCCATTTCACGCCCGGAAAGACTTTCTGGTGCGGCGGCTGCGATTTCGGACATCTCACCTATGACGAGCAGCTGAAAGCCAAATTTGAAATCGTGGAGGAGTCGTTCCGGCGGGCGGGTCTCGCGAACATAGCGGTCCGCAAGCCGCTTGCCTCCCCGGTGGACAAACGCTACCGCAACAAAAACCAGATACCGGTAGTGCACAAGGCCGACGGCCGGGTGCTTACCGGGTTCTACCAGCCGGGCACGCATCGCATCGTACCGTTTGAGGACTGCATCGTGCAGCCCAAACTCACCATCGAGATCCTGCGCGTGTTGCGCGAACTGGTGTCAAAAGCGGGCTGGTCCACTTACGATATTGACTCCGGGCGCGGCTGGCTCAAGCACTTTTTCATCCGCACCAACTCCAAAAGCGAGGCGGTGGTGGTGCTGGTGGCCTCTTCCGGAGACGCGCCGGGGATAGAGCAGATAGTCCGGAAACTGACCCGCGCGGTGCCGGCTGTAGTTTCGGTTTACCTCAACGTGCAGATCGAGAAAACGCCCGTCGTGCTGGGGCATGAATGGATTCACCTGCACGGCAAATCGCTGCTCACGGAAACGCTGTGCGGGATGGAGTTCATGATGTACCCCGGCTCGTTTCTGCAGGTAAACAACCGCGCCGCCGAAAAAATGTTCAACATTGTAGGCGATTTTCTGGCGATGGGCGAAAAAACGCCGTTTCTGTATGACATTTACTGCGGCGTGGGCGTGATCGGGCTTCTGCACTGCAACGGGTACGAGCGACTGATAGGGATTGAGGAAAATCAGGGCGCAGTCGCCTGCGCGTACAAAAACGCGGAAAACAATCACATTGAGAACGCGTCGTTCATAGCGGGCAAGGCGGAAACGGTTTTCGCGGCCGACATCTACAGCAAGCTCAGCCGCACCGCCACCGTGATTGTGGATCCGCCGCGCAAAGGCTGCAACATCGCGCTGCTGACGCGGTTTAAGCATCCGTCCATCCGCAAGATCATCTATGTATCATGCAATCCAGAAACATTCGCGCGGGACGCGCAGGTGCTGATGACCTGCGGGTTCGACCTGAAAATTGTCCAGCCGATAGACATGTTTCCGCAGACGGCGCACATTGAACTGATCACTTATTTCGAACGCAGCTAGCCGGAAACATTGACCTCTGAAAAAAACCGCCGGGATAATCCGGCGGTTTTTTTTCAGGCCGCGCCAGCCCGGTATGCAGCAAAATAACCGAGAATCCGCCCGTTACGGCAACACCGCCCATCACCCTTGAAAACAAGCGGCGGGCGTGTTCAATACCGGGTTATCTGCCCGGATCCGGTTCCGGCACAGGCTCGCCATAACCTATCACCCTGAATCTTGCCGGCCTGGTTTTTACGGTTTTCCCGCCGCATTCCTGCGTAAAATACACGGAATGCGCGCCGGGCTTCAAACCCCACCACGCCTGCCCGGCGCTGGAGGACACTGCCGCGCCGTCCACCCGCCACTGCACGGGCGCTGAACACGGCGTAGCGGCCTGCAGTTTGATCTCCTGCGAAGCTGCGGGGTAGGCGGGTTCAAGCACGAATACGTCCCCGTCTTTCGGAAACGACACCGAAACCGTTTTCACAAAAGCGCGGGCCGGCGTTACCATGCCTTCTGGTTTATGAACCGGGCAGCCGGCCTCCGGCAAACGACTGGCGTAAAACAGTTCGTTTGCCGTCGCCGGACAGAAATGACCGGCCGCGCGCCCCGAATCAGGACAGATTTCCGCTTCGGCAAGACCAGCCGGGCGCGCGAACCCGCCGGACGGATACCTGCGCTGCAGCATAAACGCCGCCAGCCTCAGCAGCGGGCCGGCTCCGGTAACGCCGGAAACCCTGCGCATGGGGCTGGCGTCGAAATTGCCCGCCCAGACCGCCACCGTCCACCCCGGCGTGTACCCCACCGCCCAGTTGTCCTTGTAATCCTTGCTCGTGCCGGTTTTTGCGGCGAAAGGAAACGGCATATTAAACGGCGAATCAAGCGAAAAAGCCGCTTCCCGTGCATGATTGTCGGACAGAATATCGGTGATAATATACGCCGCCCGTGCGTCCAGCGCGCGGCGCGGCAAGCCGGCGCGCCGCCCGAACACCGACCACGGCAGATACTCCCCCCCGCGCGCAAGCGCGGCGTAGGCGTTAGCCAGCTCAAGCAGAGTAACCTCGCCGTTGCCCAGGCTCAGGCCCGCGCCGTAATGCCGGGCGTCCAGCCGCAAAGAATCGAACCCGAAATCATGCAGTGTTTTCAGCACGGCATCCGGGCCGAGCTGCTCCGCCAGATAAACCGCCGGAATATTATAGGAACAGGCCAGCGCCTGCCTCACACTGACCGGCCCGTGAAACCGCCTGTCGTAATTTTCAGGCGAGAAGCCGTGCGCGAAAACGGCGGGCGAATCGGCGAGCCGGTCGGACGCGCGCCACCCGCGCTCAAGCGCAAGTCCGTACACAAAAGGCTTGAGCGCGGAACCGGGCTGGCGTAAAGCGGTAACGCCATCGACCTGGCCGGAATTCCGCTCGCTGAAATAATCCGCCGAGCCGACCCACGCCAGCACGCCGCCGGTTTTGTTGTCAAGCGCGACCAGCGCGGCGTTGGTGACGTTTTTATCACGCAATTTTTTGATATACGATCCGACGGCGCGCTCCAGCCCGCGCTGGAGCTCAAAATCAATCGAGGTACGGATCTTCCCGTCCGGCGGACGGCGGCCCCGCGCGTCCGCCGCATACCGGCGCAGCGCGAAATCGCAGAACTGCGGCGCGAAAAACCCGGCGGAACGTTTGCGGATTATTATTTTCTCGCTTAACGCGGATTCGTAAAGCGCGCGGTCTATGTAGCCGGCGGCTAGCATTCTGCCCAGCACCGCGTCGCGCCGGCGCAGGGCTTGCGCGTAATGGCGCACCGGGTCATAGCGGCTCGGGCTCTGCGGGATACCGGCAAGAAACGCCGACTGCGACAGTGTCAGCCGCTGCGGAGCCAGCTCAAAAAACAGTTCGCTGGCCGCACCGATCCCCGCCGCGTTATTTGAAAAGTTAACGGTGTTAAGATACCGCTGAAGTATCTCCTGCTTGGTCATGCCGCGCTCCAGCCATAAGGCGCGCGCCATTTCGCGCAGCTTGCCCGGCACCGTGCGTTCGCGCGGCGTTATCGCACGGGCCAGCTGCTGCGTTATGGTGGACGCGCCCGACACGGTTTTCCCGGCGCGCGCGTTCTGCCACAGGGCGCGGGCGATGGCGCGCACGTCCACGCCGGGATGTTCGAGAAACCGCCTGTCCTCCGCCGCCAGAAACGCAAGCAGCGCCCAGGCCGGAACGTCCGCCAGCTTCACCGGCGCGCTGTAACAGCCGGCCGCCGACAGATAGCGGCGCAAAGGCTCGCCGCCGGCCGCCGCGACGGTGACCGAATAATCCGCCGGCCCTGGCGGCGGCGCAGGCCGGGCCGGCCATATAAATAACGCCGCGGCGGACAAAAAAATCCCCGCCGCGGCGCATAAAACGGCTGTCTTCCTGCCAGCCGGCGGTTTCATTTCGCCAACGGCAGGATTTTCACCCTGCCGGTGGCGGTCCGGCCGAACACGTCAGGCTCGTACATGCACGACACAAACCCGGCCGGCGCGCCATAATCGCCTTCCGCCACCGCCTGCACCATATAAGTGAACTCATGCTGGCCGGCGGGCAGGAACTCGGCGAACGCCGCAATACGGTCGTCATACCGCTGCACCTTGTGAAAACCCGGAGCATAATCTCCGGAAAACCAGCCCGCGTCCGCGGAACCGGCGGAGGCGACGCCCGCCTGGCCGGAAAGATCGGTGTTCACGATTTCAAAACCGGCCGCGACAAAATCCTCAAGTGCCACGAAGTAGCGATCCTGCGCGGTATTGACCGACACCGTGACCTCGGCCCTCACGCCGGGGCGCAGTTTCCCGCCGCCCGGCGCCTTCA harbors:
- the rlmD gene encoding 23S rRNA (uracil(1939)-C(5))-methyltransferase RlmD, with amino-acid sequence MSRVLPPEEQETLKVTAERFVPGGESVCETERGNKKVLVPYAATGDVLEIKTTGTNSKAMHEGTILHVLQHGHGRTEPECPLHFTPGKTFWCGGCDFGHLTYDEQLKAKFEIVEESFRRAGLANIAVRKPLASPVDKRYRNKNQIPVVHKADGRVLTGFYQPGTHRIVPFEDCIVQPKLTIEILRVLRELVSKAGWSTYDIDSGRGWLKHFFIRTNSKSEAVVVLVASSGDAPGIEQIVRKLTRAVPAVVSVYLNVQIEKTPVVLGHEWIHLHGKSLLTETLCGMEFMMYPGSFLQVNNRAAEKMFNIVGDFLAMGEKTPFLYDIYCGVGVIGLLHCNGYERLIGIEENQGAVACAYKNAENNHIENASFIAGKAETVFAADIYSKLSRTATVIVDPPRKGCNIALLTRFKHPSIRKIIYVSCNPETFARDAQVLMTCGFDLKIVQPIDMFPQTAHIELITYFERS
- the pbpC gene encoding penicillin-binding protein 1C; its protein translation is MKPPAGRKTAVLCAAAGIFLSAAALFIWPARPAPPPGPADYSVTVAAAGGEPLRRYLSAAGCYSAPVKLADVPAWALLAFLAAEDRRFLEHPGVDVRAIARALWQNARAGKTVSGASTITQQLARAITPRERTVPGKLREMARALWLERGMTKQEILQRYLNTVNFSNNAAGIGAASELFFELAPQRLTLSQSAFLAGIPQSPSRYDPVRHYAQALRRRDAVLGRMLAAGYIDRALYESALSEKIIIRKRSAGFFAPQFCDFALRRYAADARGRRPPDGKIRTSIDFELQRGLERAVGSYIKKLRDKNVTNAALVALDNKTGGVLAWVGSADYFSERNSGQVDGVTALRQPGSALKPFVYGLALERGWRASDRLADSPAVFAHGFSPENYDRRFHGPVSVRQALACSYNIPAVYLAEQLGPDAVLKTLHDFGFDSLRLDARHYGAGLSLGNGEVTLLELANAYAALARGGEYLPWSVFGRRAGLPRRALDARAAYIITDILSDNHAREAAFSLDSPFNMPFPFAAKTGTSKDYKDNWAVGYTPGWTVAVWAGNFDASPMRRVSGVTGAGPLLRLAAFMLQRRYPSGGFARPAGLAEAEICPDSGRAAGHFCPATANELFYASRLPEAGCPVHKPEGMVTPARAFVKTVSVSFPKDGDVFVLEPAYPAASQEIKLQAATPCSAPVQWRVDGAAVSSSAGQAWWGLKPGAHSVYFTQECGGKTVKTRPARFRVIGYGEPVPEPDPGR